In a genomic window of Xenopus laevis strain J_2021 chromosome 5S, Xenopus_laevis_v10.1, whole genome shotgun sequence:
- the LOC108718317 gene encoding vomeronasal type-2 receptor 26 codes for MLLYPFTTDAQNCMKCSKYEKSNSGRNSCIPRNINYLSYEDQLGATLSFISIILSIMCAVILGIFRKYCQTPIVRANNQYLSCLLLISLMLCFLSSLLFIGRPTQICCILQQVIFGIVFTISLSSLLAKTLTVIIAFNATKPGSKLKKYIGTQLSIILIIVCSLGETVISAVWLASNPPFAEADTLSDPDYIFLFCNEGSGILFFCIIGYMGTLALLSFIVAFLAKDFPDRFNEAKNITFSMLVFCSVWVTFVPAYLSSKGSRMVAVEIFAILSSSAGLLGCIFIPKCYIIFLKPELNTKDPIVRK; via the coding sequence ATGTTATTGTATCCTTTTACTACAGATGCTCAAAATTGCATGAAATGCTCTAAATATGAAAAGTCAAATTCTGGAAGAAACAGCTGCATCCCAAGGAATATAAATTACCTTTCCTATGAAGACCAACTGGGCGCTACTTTATCCTTCATCTCCATAATATTATCCATCATGTGTGCTGTAATCCTGGGAATCTTTAGAAAGTATTGTCAGACTCCtatagtgagagccaacaaccaatatctcagctgtctcctcctcatctctctcatgttgtgtttcctttcctctttattatttattgggcGCCCCACACAGATATGTTGTATCCTTCAACAAGTGATCTTTGGGATTGTGTTTACTATTTCTCTTTCATCTTTGTTGGCTAAAACTCTCACAGTTATTATTGCCTTCAATGCCACAAAGCCTGGGAGCAAGCTGAAGAAGTATATAGGAACCCAACTGTCCATCATACTAATCATTGTATGTTCTTTAGGTGAGACTGTGATTTCTGCTGTGTGGTTGGCCTCCAATCCCCCATTTGCAGAGGCTGATACTCTTTCTGATCCAGACTATATATTTCTGTTCTGTAATGAGGGGTCTGGCATCCTTTTCTTCTGTATAATTGGTTATATGGGAACCTTGGCCCTACTGAGTTTCATTGTTGCATTTCTAGCCAAGGATTTCCCTGACCgatttaatgaggctaaaaacatcactttcagtatgttggtgttctgtagcgtgtgggtgacatttgtccctgcatacctgagcagtaaggggagtagaatggtggctgtggagatatttgccattttATCTTCCAGTGCTGGATTGTTAGGCTGTATATTCATTCccaaatgttatataatttttcTAAAGCCTGAACTGAACACAAAAGACCCAATTGTTAGAAAATGA
- the LOC121394141 gene encoding vomeronasal type-2 receptor 116-like, which yields MQRAQKHQVPGSTPGIILHYQISYSSENPILNNKVEFPYVYRIISNELSEVDAIMSMFKYFGWNWVGLIVSDDDYGYRARNESFDDIDLVAYETFDFRISYRIYTAVYTMAHALHELYGTMTSLPKSAESLHVYFKQWQLNALMRRVKFRTTSGDEINFENNGDQPVRYDILKYYFFRLGLKIIKVGSFDASKSDGNQLFFNNSTSLWEPYFSEFVYSNCSEPCIPGYRKAKIEGKPSCCYTCVQCADGEMSNITDAQNCMKCSKYEKSNSGRNSCIPRNLNYLSYEDQLGATLSFISIILSIMCAVILGIFRKYRETPIVRANNQYLSCLLLISLMLCFLSSLLFIGRPTQICCILQQVIFGIVFTISLSSLLAKTLTVIIAFNATKPGSKLKKYVGTQLSIILIIVCSLGETVISAVWLACNPPFAEADTLSDPDYIFLFCYEGSGILFFCIIGYMGTLALLSFIVAFLAKDFPDRFNEAKNITFSMLVFCSVWVTFVPAYLSSKGSRMVAVEIFAILSSSAGLLGCIFIPKCYIIFLRPERNKIKKHRYKMECDFQHFIFFFVEKHS from the exons atgcagagagcccagaaacaCCAGGTTcccggttcaactccaggcatAATATTACACTATCAG ATCAGTTACAGCTCTGAAAATCCAATATTGAATAACAAAGTAGAGTTTCCATATGTCTACCGAATAATCTCCAATGAATTATCAGAAGTTGATGCTATAATGAGCATGTTTAAGTATTTTGGCTGGAATTGGGTTGGACTTATTGTATCAGATGATGACTATGGTTACAGGGCAA GGAATGAATCATTTGATGATATAGATCTGGTAGCCTATGAAACATTTGATTTCAGAATATCTTATCGGATTTACACCGCAGTTTACACAATGGCTCACGCTCTCCATGAACTGTACGGCACAATGACAAGTCTCCCTAAATCAGCAGAGAGTCTACATGTTTATTTTAAGCAGTGGCAG CTAAATGCATTGATGCGGCGTGTGAAATTCAGAACAACTTCTGGAGATGAAATAAACTTTGAAAACAATGGAGACCAACCAGTCCGTTATGATATCCTGAAATACTACTTCTTTAGATTAggattaaaaatcataaaggtTGGAAGTTTTGATGCATCCAAGTCTGATGGGAATCAATTATTTTTCAACAACAGCACCAGTCTCTGGGAACCCTATTTTTCAGAG TTTGTCTATTCTAATTGTAGTGAGCCCTGTATACCAGGGTACAGAAAAGCTAAAATAGAAGGAAAACCAAGTTGCTGTTATACCTGTGTACAGTGTGCTGATGGggaaatgtctaacataacag ATGCTCAAAATTGCATGAAATGCTCTAAATATGAAAAGTCAAATTCTGGAAGAAACAGCTGCATCCCAAGGAATTTAAATTATCTTTCCTATGAAGACCAACTGGGAGCTACTTTATCCTTCATCTCCATAATATTATCCATCATGTGTGCTGTAATCCTGGGAATCTTTAGAAAGTATCGTGAGACTCCtatagtgagagccaacaaccAATATCTCAGTTGTCTCCTCCTCATCTCTCTCATGTTGTGTTTCCTttcctctttattatttattgggcGCCCCACACAGATATGTTGTATCCTTCAACAAGTGATCTTTGGGATTGTGTTTACTATTTCTCTTTCATCTTTGTTGGCTAAAACTCTCACAGTTATTATTGCCTTCAATGCCACAAAGCCTGGGAGCAAGCTGAAGAAGTATGTAGGAACCCAACTGTCCATCATACTAATCATTGTATGTTCTTTAGGTGAGACTGTGATTTCTGCTGTGTGGTTGGCCTGCAATCCCCCATTTGCAGAGGCTGATACTCTTTCTGATCCAGACTatatttttctgttctgttatgagGGGTCTGGCATCCTTTTCTTCTGTATAATTGGTTATATGGGAACCTTGGCCCTACTGAGTTTCATTGTTGCATTTCTAGCCAAGGATTTCCCTGACCgatttaatgaggctaaaaacatcactttcagtatgttggtgTTCTGTAGCGTGTGGGTGACATTTGTCCCTGCATACCTGAGCAGTAAGGGGAGTAGAATGGTGGCAGTTGAGATATTTGCCATTTTATCTTCCAGTGCTGGATTGTTAGGCTGTATATTCATTCCCAAATGTTATATCATATTTCTAAGGCCTGA GaggaataaaataaagaaacatcGCTACAAAATGGAATGTGATTttcaacatttcatttttttttttgttgaaaaacattCCTGA